A single bacterium DNA region contains:
- a CDS encoding creatininase family protein, whose amino-acid sequence MPESVAQQYRYDLLTWPEINEAVAMKKVVVLPVGATEQHGPHLPLDTDFKLASSVAYEAGRRSPLDMLVMPSVPYGYTHHVQDFPGTINIEPSTFIKYLVDITRSVAYHGFKRIIILNGHGSNHHLVEQAGRQTIMQTDALCVTLSWWQLLGEYWNKELRTSVIPGGCAHACELETSMYLHVDADHVQTDKIKDNLAEYKSLPGEDRWHFSDLTGSSIATLIEWTSTYTPTGVIGQPEQASTLKGQRAFDYAAAQLVDLVRWFRTRLAPPRRERHATPPTFALPFGI is encoded by the coding sequence ATGCCTGAGTCCGTTGCACAGCAATACCGGTATGATTTGCTGACCTGGCCCGAAATCAATGAGGCCGTCGCCATGAAGAAGGTCGTCGTGCTGCCGGTGGGCGCCACCGAGCAGCACGGGCCGCATCTCCCCCTCGACACCGACTTCAAGCTGGCGTCCTCCGTCGCGTACGAAGCCGGCAGGCGTTCACCCCTGGACATGCTGGTGATGCCGTCGGTGCCGTATGGCTACACCCACCACGTCCAGGATTTCCCGGGGACGATCAACATCGAGCCGAGCACGTTCATCAAGTACCTGGTAGACATCACCCGATCGGTGGCCTACCACGGATTCAAGCGCATCATCATCCTGAACGGCCACGGGTCCAATCACCATCTGGTCGAGCAGGCCGGCCGGCAGACCATCATGCAGACGGACGCACTGTGCGTCACGCTCTCCTGGTGGCAGCTCCTGGGCGAGTACTGGAACAAGGAGCTGCGCACCTCGGTGATCCCGGGCGGATGCGCGCACGCGTGCGAGCTGGAGACCTCCATGTATCTTCACGTGGACGCGGATCACGTCCAGACGGACAAGATCAAGGACAACCTGGCCGAGTACAAGTCGCTCCCGGGCGAGGACCGGTGGCACTTCAGCGACCTCACCGGGTCTTCGATTGCCACGCTGATCGAGTGGACGTCCACCTATACGCCGACTGGGGTGATCGGTCAACCGGAGCAGGCCTCGACGCTGAAAGGCCAGCGCGCGTTCGACTACGCCGCCGCCCAACTCGTGGACCTGGTGAGATGGTTCCGCACCCGGCTGGCCCCCCCGCGGCGAGAGCGGCACGCCACCCCGCCGACGTTCGCGCTGCCGTTCGGGATCTAG